The following coding sequences are from one Acidimicrobiia bacterium window:
- a CDS encoding metal-dependent transcriptional regulator, protein MAYQTPEFHPAFEEYCETIFELAEDDLEVIQARIAERMEVSRPAVSEMIKRLEAEGLVDMKGSAISLTGEGQQLAQAVVRRHRLAERFLTDVLQLSWAEAHHEAGKWEHVISPVVEEALNLFLDTPTTCPHGNPIPGSDYQPPKSQALSEIVVGAPFTVSRITEELEFTDGMLEFLEESTLMPGHIGEVTAVSPDGTITVAIGDQHVGVGSFAAERILVLA, encoded by the coding sequence ATGGCGTACCAGACTCCAGAATTTCACCCCGCATTTGAAGAATATTGCGAAACAATTTTTGAACTAGCCGAAGACGACCTTGAGGTTATTCAAGCCCGTATCGCCGAACGCATGGAGGTCTCTCGGCCTGCTGTTTCAGAAATGATCAAACGGCTCGAGGCGGAAGGTTTAGTAGATATGAAGGGGTCGGCTATTTCTTTGACTGGGGAGGGGCAACAACTTGCTCAAGCCGTGGTGCGCCGCCACCGGTTGGCCGAACGGTTTTTGACCGATGTTTTGCAACTTTCCTGGGCCGAAGCACACCACGAGGCCGGCAAATGGGAACACGTCATTTCTCCGGTGGTCGAAGAGGCCCTGAACCTGTTCCTTGATACACCCACCACCTGTCCGCATGGCAACCCCATTCCGGGCAGCGACTACCAGCCGCCCAAGTCGCAGGCGCTATCAGAAATTGTTGTTGGGGCGCCATTTACGGTGAGTCGCATTACCGAAGAATTAGAGTTCACCGATGGAATGTTGGAGTTTTTAGAAGAATCAACCCTCATGCCGGGCCACATCGGCGAAGTAACGGCAGTTTCGCCCGACGGAACCATCACCGTGGCGATCGGTGATCAACACGTTGGGGTTGGCTCGTTCGCTGCTGAACGTATTTTAGTTTTGGCTTAA
- a CDS encoding iron ABC transporter permease: protein MSEPIKQTVDQPRAGTGRPTPALTFVALAIAALFAVPGGYVLWRTATAQVDHLDLLTSAATLDPLWRTVQLAVLVSTTAALLGTGLAWLTTRTDLPLKRFWRIVVPLPLVYPSFVGAAAFLSGLTPGGIVHDLAGAIGFDLNLRLHGLFGAWLVLTLFTYPYVYLPVAARLAALPRGLEENARLLGDRPLTVFRRIVFPQITSSVAAGALLVFLYTVSDFGAVHLMRFETLTQTIFRTRLFDQDRSFTLAFLLLALALAVIATERTVARRGARSTTISNQPALQVPLRRSKPLALAIISFVVGLALFAPAISLADWGLFGWLRDQNGTTALRMDWSDVIGPTWNTIWISLVAAAAAIAAMLPIAYLLARHRSRTGDLVNTVVVAGFAIPGLVVALSLIFWTLHASPFEFLIGSLPVLVFAYVVHFGAQALRTSQVAVSTVPKQMDDAARLLGARKFRRFFTVDLPLMAPGLAAGGGLVMLSTMKELPATLLVAPIGFRTLAVEIWSTYEALYLPETALLALVLVGISALLTWLLVVRRASHLA, encoded by the coding sequence ATGAGTGAACCTATCAAGCAAACAGTCGACCAACCCCGGGCAGGGACTGGCCGCCCCACACCCGCCCTCACCTTTGTAGCACTGGCCATTGCGGCCCTTTTTGCCGTACCCGGTGGCTACGTGTTATGGCGCACCGCCACCGCTCAAGTTGACCACCTTGACCTGCTTACCTCGGCGGCCACCCTTGACCCCCTCTGGCGCACTGTGCAACTGGCCGTGCTGGTTTCTACCACCGCCGCCCTGCTGGGCACCGGCCTGGCTTGGCTCACCACCCGCACCGACCTCCCTCTTAAGCGTTTTTGGCGCATTGTCGTGCCCCTGCCTTTGGTGTACCCCAGTTTTGTCGGGGCGGCCGCTTTTCTCTCGGGCTTAACCCCGGGAGGCATTGTGCACGACCTGGCCGGCGCCATTGGCTTCGACCTCAACCTGCGACTCCACGGGTTGTTTGGCGCCTGGCTGGTGCTGACCCTGTTCACCTATCCGTATGTTTATCTGCCGGTAGCCGCCCGGTTAGCGGCCTTACCCCGCGGCCTAGAAGAAAACGCTCGCCTTCTCGGCGACCGCCCGCTCACTGTTTTTCGCCGCATTGTTTTTCCCCAAATCACTTCTTCGGTGGCTGCCGGGGCTTTGCTGGTTTTTCTCTACACGGTGAGCGATTTTGGCGCCGTGCACCTCATGCGTTTCGAAACGCTGACCCAAACCATTTTTCGTACGCGTCTTTTTGATCAGGACCGGTCGTTCACTTTGGCTTTTTTGTTGCTCGCCCTTGCTTTGGCGGTCATCGCCACCGAACGCACGGTGGCTCGTCGGGGCGCACGGTCTACCACCATCAGCAACCAACCGGCTCTGCAGGTCCCCTTAAGGCGGAGCAAACCGCTGGCTTTAGCCATCATCAGTTTTGTGGTGGGTTTAGCGCTTTTCGCTCCGGCAATTTCTTTGGCCGATTGGGGACTATTTGGTTGGTTGCGTGATCAAAACGGCACCACCGCTTTGCGTATGGACTGGAGCGACGTTATTGGTCCTACTTGGAACACTATTTGGATCTCCCTCGTAGCGGCCGCAGCAGCCATAGCCGCCATGTTGCCTATCGCTTATCTGCTGGCCCGCCACCGCTCTCGCACCGGCGACTTGGTCAACACAGTGGTGGTGGCTGGGTTCGCTATTCCCGGCCTTGTCGTAGCGCTTTCGCTTATTTTTTGGACCCTCCACGCTTCGCCCTTTGAGTTTCTTATCGGCAGCCTGCCGGTGCTGGTTTTTGCCTACGTGGTGCACTTCGGGGCTCAAGCCTTACGCACCTCTCAAGTGGCGGTGTCCACCGTGCCCAAACAAATGGACGATGCCGCTCGCCTCTTAGGGGCCCGAAAATTTCGCCGCTTCTTTACCGTGGATCTGCCGCTCATGGCCCCCGGTTTAGCAGCGGGTGGCGGGTTGGTCATGTTGTCCACTATGAAAGAGTTACCAGCCACTTTGCTGGTGGCGCCCATCGGGTTCCGCACGTTAGCTGTTGAAATTTGGAGTACTTACGAAGCGCTTTACTTACCCGAAACCGCTTTGCTGGCTTTGGTACTGGTGGGCATTAGTGCCCTACTGACTTGGCTCTTGGTGGTGCGTCGAGCCAGCCACTTGGCTTAA